The Gloeocapsa sp. PCC 73106 DNA segment ACAGCGGTTTTGATGTCTTCGGGTGATGCGATTTCGGCGTTGAGGGATTCTACTCTGACTCCAGCTTTAGTAATACCCAGTGCGATCGCCTGGGCTAAAGTCGCTGTATTACCATATGCTGAAGCGTATATTAAAGCGACGCTCAGTTCTTGCTTCTGTTGATTCTCGCTCCATTCTAAGTAAGCTCTCGTTAACTCTTTTAAACCATAGCGTACCAAAGGACCGTGCCCTGTGGCGTAGATTTTAGCTTCTTTGGTGCTCAGTTTATTCAGAGCAGTAATGACTTGACGCGCCGATGGTGCCATGACACAATCAAAGTAGTAGCGTCGATCTTCTTGGTAGATGGTCCAGCCTTCGTCTAGTACTTGGTCACCACAAACGTGAGCGCCAAACAGCTTATCAGTATAGAGAATCTGGGTTTTAGGATCATAGATACAGAGTTCATCGGGCCAACGGGGTATAGGTGTGGGGATAAATTCTAAATCATGACCTTGACCGATATTTAAATTTTCCTCTGTTTTGATAATTTTAAGGTTTAGAGGTAGATCGGTTAAAGTGTTTTGTAGAGTAATCGCCCCCGGATTCGAACAGATTAAGGTTAATTGAGGTGCTATATTTAGTAAGCTTTTAATAGTAGTGCAGCGATTGAGGTTTACGTGACTGAGAATTAAGTAATCGATGCTTTGAGGGTCAATTCTGTCTTGCAAAGCTTGTAAAAAGATTTCTGTAAACGATTCTCCCGGAGGATTGATTAAAATAGTTTTGTCTGATTCGATTAAAAAGCTATTAGCGGTGGTTCCTTTTTCTAAACCATATTCAATCTCGAATTTTAGTCTATCCCAAGTGCGAGAACGAAAAACCCTCGTATGTTCAGTAATGTACGATACCTGTACGTCTCTAGATTTAGACATGGTTTCCTAATAATCCTTGAGTAATTTTCATTATAATTGAGAAAGTATGACTATCTTGACAGCGCGATCGCTCAAAAAAGACTTTGGTATCAAAGAAATCATCACCGATGGTAATTTTAGCCTCAACGAAGGAGACAAAGTAGGTCTAATTGGTACCAATGGTTCGGGGAAGTCTACTATACTCAAGATTATCGCCGGATTTGAACCCATTAACAGCGGTGAAATTTGGCGCAATGCTAAAGCCCAAATCGCCTATCTTCCCCAACAGCCCGAGGTCAACGAAAATTATACCGTTTTAGAACAAGTTTTCGCCCATAGTAGCGACGAAATGGCTCTAGTGAGAGAATATGAAGCAATATCCATCAAATTAGAGCAGACGTCTCAGCCTCCAGAGGATTTATTAACACAATTATCTCGGATTACCCAACGCATGGAAGCCGCAGGGGCTTGGGAGTTGGAAACTAATGCTAAAATTATTCTCGATAAGTTAGGTATCAAAGATTTAGACGCCAAAGTAGGTAGTCTCTCAGGAGGTTATCGCAAACGGATCGCCCTCGCTTCTGCTTTACTGTCTACACCAGATTTACTGTTAATGGACGAACCTACCAACCATCTCGACGCTTTATCTGTAGAATGGTTGCAAAGTTATCTTAACTCCTATCAAGGTGCACTGTTACTAATCACCCACGATCGCTATTTTTTAGATCGCGTTACCAATCGCATTATCGAAATAGATCGAGGTAATCTCTACACCTACTCTGGTAACTACGCTTATTATCTTGAAAAAAAAGCCGCAGCCACAGAAATGGAAGCTAGTAGCCAGCACAAATTTACTGGCGTATTGCGAAGAGAGTTGCAATGGTTACAAAGAGGTCCCAAAGCACGCAGCACCAAGCAAAAAGCCCGCATTGATCGCATTGGAGAGATGCAAACTCAAGAATTCCAAGCCGATAACGCTAAAGTAGCCATTTCTACCACTACCCGTCGGATTGGCAAAAAAGTTATCGAGTTAGAGCATGTTAGCAAATCCTACGGAGAGAAAACCCTGATTAGAGATTTTAGCTACGTCTTTACTCCCTTTGATCGCGTCGGTATTATTGGGAGTAATGGGGCGGGTAAATCTACTCTGATGGAGATTATGATCGGAAAAGTTGCCCCCGACTCGGGAAACGTAGCGATCGGTTCAACGATTCACATCGGTTATTTCGATCAACATTCCACGACTTTAGCCCAAAATCAAGAGCAAAGAGTGATAGAATATCTCAAAGATGTGGCAGAACTAGTAAAAACCTCCGACGGGAGCATTATCACCGCTTCCCAAATGTTAGAAAGATTTTTATTTCCTCCTAACCAACAATACTCCCCCATTCATAAGCTTTCAGGAGGTGAAAAGCGACGTCTCTTTCTGCTGGAAGTGTTAATGAGGGCGCCCAATGTCCTAATTTTAGATGAACCTACCAACGATTTAGACGTGCAAACCCTAGGAGTATTGGAAGACTATCTAGAAGACTTTCCTGGTTGCGTTATTGTTGTTTCCCACGATCGCTATTTTCTTGATCGCACCGTAGAAACTATCTTTGCTTTTGAATCAGAGGGTAAGTTACGTCAATATCCCGGTAACTATTCGGTTTATCTTGAAATTCAAAAAACAGAAGCAGTAGCAGAAAAACCCACTAAAATCTTTAAAGCTAAGCCACCTAAATCTCAACCCCAGGCGATCGGTAAGCTTTCTTCTAAAGAAAAGCGAGAATACCAGGGGTTAGAAGCCAAAATAGAAGTCCTAGAAGCAGAAAAAGCTAAACTCGAAGACCTACTTTATAATCATCCCCCGGCAGATTTTAATCAAGTACAAACCCTGAGTGAAAACTTAGCCAAACTAGCAGAAGCGATTGAAACGGCTACATTACGCTGGTTAGAATTAGCTGAGAAAGATAGTTAAATAACCATACAGCAATATTTGGTAAGTTTAGGACAAGGGAGACAAGGAAGATTTTTACCCTTTACCCTTTCCCCTGTGCGAGTGCGCTATATCCCATGCTTGATTGTTGAAGAAATTTTAAATTATTCCCTTTTATAACCTCATCGGTGTGACAATTTAAGATAGATAAAAACAAAAAGGAAATCCAGATGAGATATAGTAACTTTTATCCCTTCGGCCTGATAGAAGTGTTGATGCTATCACTAGCTATAGGCTTGTTGCTAGTTTGGGGAATTACCCCACAATGGCCCTATTTGGTGCTTAGTCTTAGTTACGCCCTGGGTGCCTCTTTATCTGTATTAATTCGTAATTCTCTGGCTCCCTACCCACAGAATAAATTAAATCAGATCACAGCGGTAGCAATTATCTTGCTCAGTCTTTGTAGCTTTACCGACTTGTTACGGTATTTTTAAACCACCTTAAGGTGTTAGGTCATATGTCGAACCTAGCACCTTAAAGATCTTTAAGCTTGGTTGCCGCGTCTGTACTGCATATAAGCGGCGAAAAATAAACCAGCAAGGGTAATGGGAATCAATCCTAAAACAATGCCTAATAGCAGTGGTTCAATCACAGTATTTCTCCTTAGTTATGTATAGCAGATCTACGAATTATAGCAGCTTCAGTAACGGATTGGTCCCAAATATTTGGTCAAATAGGGAGAAAAAACTTCATAAATTAGGGTAAGTGGTTGACGAGCGTGCCAAAAAAGATAGTGTCTACCCCAAAAGGGACCGGGCTGAGCAAAAGCTGTAGCCAAAGCAGTAGAGTCGCCGTAGTATATACCTTGGACATCGCGATATAACTCGGTGTGTAAACGAGAAAGACTTTCCCAAATGGGTAAGGAGCGATTTTGTAGATACTCATCCACGAGACTCGCATCCCACCAAGAGGCAGCATAAGCTAATCTTTGACCAGAGGCAGTACGTAGCCAGACTTGTCGCCTTAATCTAGGTCCAGGAACCGCTTGAATTTGACAGGGGGCTTCATCTTCATCCATACCGATATGGGACATATCAATCACGTCTACCTCTGTAGGTTCTCCCGTTAAAAGACGTAAGTGTCTAGTAGGGGACCCGTCTCCTAAGAGTAAGATTTGCCAAGGAGGGGCTAATTGACTATGAGGTAATCCTGTCTGGACTATTTCCTCACCGCCTTTCCAGATCAGGTCAAGAGAGTTCCATTGTTTTAGTGATCTGTTCAAAGTTAGTTACAAAACTTAATAATTTCTCCAATTTCAATCATAAACAATTTTGAGCAAATTTGTCGGAACTTCTAGTAAAAAACACGGTGATGTAGGCTAGGCATTTGGGTGCGCACTTGTTCCAGTCGTTCGGGCTTGATGGGGGCGATCGCCACTCCAGGTAAAGTCCCGGCGTCGGCCAAAACAGTTCCCCATGGGTCAATAATCATGGCATGACCGTGGGTATAGCGTCGTTCATAGTGATTACCCGTTTGCGCAGGAGCGATGACATAACAAGTATTTTCAATAGCTCTAGCCTGTAATAGTACCTGCCAATGGTCTTTACCCGTATAGGCGGTAAAAGCTGCCGGAATAAACAAAACTTCGGCCCCTTTGGTAGCTAGATCGCGATAAAGCTCAGGAAAACGTACATCGTAGCAAATAGATATCCCGATATTTCCCAACTTATCTGAATGATATAGGGGTGGGAAATCTTTGCCTGCCATCACCGTACTCGATTCTTGATAATTATTTTCATCGGGTATATTGACATCGAAGAGATGAGCTTTATGATAACGAGTGAGTTCGTTGCCATCGGGAGCGACTAAGACAGCGCTGTTATAAGCTTTATTACTTCCATCGGCGACGGGTGTAGGAAATCCTCCTCCTAAAATAGTCACTTGAAAACGTTGCGCCATAGTCTTAAGAAACTTTTCGGTAGCTGTAGCGATTTCTGGAGCTAGGGCTAGCTTATCCCTGTCCTTGCCTAAAAAAGCGAAATTTTCGGGTAAACCGACTAATTCTGCCCCTTGGCGTACGGCCAATTCAATCAAATCCTCAGCCTCTAGCAAGTTTTTAGCTAGATCAGGCTTACTCGTCATTTGGATAGCAGCAGCAAGATAATGTTTCATCAATACTAGAAAATATCGTAAGTTTTTGAGTACAAAATTATGGAACAATCAGCACCGGACAAGGAGAAAGATTAATCACACGGTTGGCGACGCTTTCCGATACACCCTGTTCAGTCAAACCTAGACCTCTTGAACCCATAATAATCAAATCTGCATCTGTCTCGTCAGCCACATCACAAATAGTAAAAGAAGGAACCCCCTGCTTTTCCAATACCTCAGCTTTAATTCCTTGCTGCTCAAATAGAGTTTGAGCTTCTAGGAGTAATTGGGATACTGCAGTAGGTGAGGTCATAAATTCATGACTGGGGCTGGAAATTTCTCCTTCTTTGACCGGTTCAACCACCGACAGTATGATTAAACGACTATGATAAGTCTTGGCTAGGTTAGCTACTGTTTTGGCAGCTTCGCGAGCTTCTCGACTGTGATCGATGGGGAAGAGAATTGTGTTAAACATCGTGTCCCTTATTTATAATACACCAGTTTAGTCAATATTCTGACCCAATCATATTACTAAATTTCTGAAAGTTTCAACGTGTTAAAATAATCTATCTTTCGCTAAATTAAAAGTGATTACTCTTATCAGAGCTTAATTTATGAATTTTGACCATTTCCCAGTAATTGGACCAGAAGAATTAACCAGACTAGGATTTAGACTAGTTAACCCCCTTAATCGTAACCTGTCTGAACCCCAGTTAATTGCTACGGGTCCGTCTCCTGAGCAATTGTCTCTGATACTCCCCAATAATCTCATCGCTGCCGATACTACCAATACAGACCAAATCTGGACAGGGGGTAGTAGGGGTCTCAATCTCACCGGTACAGGTGTGACCGTTGGCGTTTGGGATGGAGGGGCTGTACGTGGTACGCACCAAGAATTAAATGGGAGAGTCAGCAGTGGCGATGGTATAAGCACTTTAGATAATCATGCTACTCACGTAGCTGGTACGATTGGAGCCGCAGGAGTAGTCAACGCAGCTAGGGGTATGGCTAGTCGGGTTCAGATTCGCAGTTATAGCTGGAATAACGATTTAGCAGAGATGAGTGCAGCTCCTGCTAATCTATCTCTTTCTAATCACTCCTATGGCTATGTTAGCGGTTGGGAGACGAGAATCGACTGGGAGGGTGTTGGCTCCGTTGATACTTGGGTGGGAGACAGATCTGTATATAGCGTGGAGGATCCTAGCTTTGGCAAATACTCCAGCTTTTCTAGAAACCTGGACCAAGTATTATTCGACAATCCCAATCTTCTCAGTGTTTGGGCCGCTAGCAACGATCGCAGTAATCGCTATTTGAACCTCAATGGTACCAATCAATACTACACTTATCTTTCAAGAGGTCCTAATGGTGCCGGTTGGTATTTAGTTCCTACATCTACTTATGGGGCGCCCCCTGGAGATGGCAACAACGCCACAGGATATGACAGTCTCCCCAGTGATGGACAAGTAGCTAAAAACAATCTGGTGGTAGGCGCTATCAACGATATTACCGCCGATCCTTTCACCAAGAACAATGTTTCCATGTCAGCCTTCTCCAGTTGGGGACCTACCGATGATGGCAGAGTCAAACCCGACATAGTCGCTAATGGGGTTGGTCTTTACTCTTCAGTGGCGAGCGCTGACAACGCCTATAATACTTTGTCGGGAACTTCTATGGCGGCACCCAACGCTACGGGGACACTCGCTCTGTTAACCCAACACTATCGCGATCTCTTTGGCGTGACTCCTCCCAGCGCTACCTTAAAGGGAACGGTAATTCACACTGCTGTGGACGCGGGTAATATTGGACCCGATTATGTTTATGGTTGGGGGGTTATCGATGGAGCCAACGCTGCTCAATTTCTGAGCGATGCTACAAATGATTCTTCTGGTAATCAAGTGATTCAGGGTACTTATAACGGTTCTGCTCTGACTTACAGTATTAATGCTAGTCCGGGTACTCCTGTCAAAGCTACCTTAGTTTGGACTGATCCGGCAGGAAATCCCCAAGCTGATGGCTTAGACGTCACTAGCCGTACTCTCGTGCGAGATTTAGACTTGAGGATCACTGGTGATGGTACGACTTATTATCCTTGGACTCTTAATCCCGGTAATCCCAGTAGTGCGGCTGTGAGAACCACACGTAACAGTGTAGACAATGTGGAACAAGTTTTAATCGATAATCCCGCTTCTGGTGAATACAATATTAGAGTAAGCCATACGGGTAATTCTTTTCGCAATCAAAACTTCTCCTTACTAATCAGTGGTGGCTCAAACAGTAGTCCAGCCAATACAATTACCGAAAGCAACACCAGAGCAATAAATATTGCTGATAATAACAAAGCGAATCCCTATCCTTCAGAAATAAGGATTGCAGGAGTTACTGGTACTGTCGCTCAAGTCATCGTTACGCTTAAAGGTATCAGTCACACTTACCCCGATGATCTCGATATCTTACTCATAGGACCTAACCGAAAAAAGGTACTGTTAATGTCTGACGTCGGAGGAGAAACGGATATTGATAACGTTAATTTGACCTTTGATCAAAACGCCAATAATACTCTTTCCGATAATGGTCAAATCTTGAGTGGGACCTATCGCCCCAGTAACGTTGATACTAACACTGACGCGCTTCCTTCTGTCCCTAGGGGTATCCAGGGGAATAATTTAGAGGTATTTAATGGGATTAGTCCTAATGGTGCTTGGAATTTGTACGTTAGAGATGATAAGAGAAATGATCTCGGTGCGATCGCTCTAGGTTGGGAGTTATCTATTCAAACCGCTTAACTCTGGAAAAGTTGTTGAGCATTGGTGACGCTTTTAGGGTACAAAATTAATTGACTACCGTTTCAAGTAAAAATTTAGGAGGGATAGGCTGTGTCTAAGAAAACCATAGCAAATTTATCAGAGGCTGATTTAGCGGGCAAAAAAGTGCTTGTAAGAGCCGATTTCAACGTTCCCTTAGATGATAATCGGCAAATTACCGATGATACCCGTATTCGCGCAGCACTACCCACGATTGAATACTTACGTGAAAAAGGCGCTAAGGTAATCTTGTGCAGCCACTTCGGTCGTCCTCAAGGACAAGTTAAAGAAAGTATGCGTTTAACTCCTGTCGCTAAACGTCTTTCTGAATTACTAGGAATAGATGTCATGCGTTGTGACGACTGTATCGGCGAGACAGTAATCGCTCAATTGGCTAAGCTCGAAAATGGTCAAGTAGCACTCTTAGAAAACGTACGCTTTTACGCTGAAGAAGAAGAAAATGACCCTGAATTTGCCCAAAAATTAGCAGCAAATGCCGATTTGTACGTTAACGATGCTTTTGGGACAGCTCACCGCGCTCACGCTTCTACAGAAGGAGTTACTCGTTATTTAAGACCTAGCGTCGCGGGTTATTTGATTGAAAAAGAACTCAATTATCTTCAAAGTGCGATTGAAAGCCCTCAACGTCCCCTAGCTGCTATTATCGGTGGTTCCAAAGTTTCTTCAAAAATTGGCGTTATTGAAGCTTTACTGGAAAAGTGCGATAAGTTGCTCATTGGTGGCGGTATGATTTTTACCTTTTATAAAGCGCGTGGCTTAAACGTGGGTAAATCTCTGGTGGAAGAAGATAAACTAGAACTCGCTAAATCCCTAGAAGCTAAAGCCAAGGAAAAAAATGTAGCTCTACTATTACCCACCGACGTAGTTATAGCTGATAAATTTGCAGCAGATGCTAACTCCCAAACCGTCAGCATTGAAAATATTCCTGATGGCTGGATGGGATTAGATATTGGTCCTGATTCGATTAAATTATTCCAAGAAGCTTTATCAGATTGTAAAACAATCGTCTGGAATGGTCCTATGGGAGTATTTGAATTCGAGCAGTTTGCTGCAGGAACAGAAGCGATCGCTCTTTCTCTAGCTGATTTAACTAAGCAAGGCGCCACTACTATCATCGGTGGGGGTGATTCAGTAGCCGCAGTAGAACAAGTAGGCGTGGCTGAAAAAATGAGTCATATTTCCACAGGGGGTGGCGCTAGCTTAGAACTACTTGAGGGTAAAGAATTACCCGGTATCATCGCTCTAGACAACGCCTAAAAACTTGTCAATTTCTCAAAAGCAAATTAAAATGTAAATAGTAATTCACTGCGACGTTGGTGACTGCCAATATAGTTTGTTGATCTATGCTTGACTGATAAGGGAGCTTTAGTTTTCGTGGCAGTAGACCAGGCTTGTACCTGGAAACTTTTAAACTGGAAACATTGGCACCCACCTGGGGATAACTCAGGTCATAAACTGAGGTAAAACGGCGTTGCGGTGGATCTTAAAGCAATATTCGGTAAGTTTAGGGCAAGTGAAACCGCGCTTAATAATTATATAGCCACCCTTCCCCCTTTCCCCTGCGCGTAGCGCTATAATTGTTAAGCTTTCAAGACATAAAAGGTATACAGCAATACAGGGTTCCGAGTATAATTAGCTAACACAACAAAACTAGCTAAATGTGGAGTTTGAAATTGCCACAACTCCTGACCAAGGAATCGAAAGTATTGTTTCCCGCTAATATTTTTCAACTAAGTAACGGATTGACTCTGATCCATCAATATATCCCAGCAACAAGCGTAGCAGTAGCAGACGTGTGGGTAAGAGCGGGATCTAAAATTGAGCCGCCATCATGGTTGGGAATGGCTCATTTTCTAGAACATATGATTTTCAAAGGAACAAAAAACATCGCTCCTGGAGAATTCGACTACAGAATCGAAAATACAGGAGGTATTACTAACGCCGCAACGAGCCATGACTACACGCATTTTTTCCTCTCAACGGCGGCTACACAGCTCCAAAACACTTTACCATACTTAGCCGAAATTCTGCTACAAGCGGCTATCCCCGATGAAGAATTTTATCGTGAAAGAGACGTAGTATTCGAGGAAATTCGTCAATGCCATGACGATCCTAATTGGATTGGTTTTCAGTCTCTGTGTGAAACTATCTATCAATTTCATCCCTACGGACGTTCAATTTTAGGAGAAGCAGAAATTTTAGAGCAACATACTCCTAATCAAATGCGTTGCTTTCACAAAACCCATTACCAACCAGAAAAGATGACCGTAGTCATTACTGGTGGAATAGAGCAAGAGTCAGCTCTCAAGTTGGTCAGTAATTGTTTCCGAGAGTTTAGCATACCCTCAGAATGTCCGCCAAGCAATATCGAAGCCGAACCACCAATTTTAGGTATTCGTCGTAGTGAAATCTATCTACCGAGAATTCAACAAGCGCGTTTAGCTATGGGTTGGATTGGACCAAGTATAGCGGAATACTCAGACGCATTAGCTTTAGATTTAATTTCCGTAATTCTAGCGGGAGGGCGATCGTCTCGTTTAGTAGTTAAATTAAGGGAAGAACAACGCTTAGTTTCAGACATTGCTGGGGAATTTTCCTTGCAACAAGATTCTAGCTTGTTTACGATTAGTGCTTGGTTAAATTCAGAATGTGTAGAAACAGTAGAAAAAGCTATCTGTAGGGAAATTGAGCTGATACAACAAGAGCAGGTAAGCGAGTTGGAATTAGCCAGAAATAAACGGATTTTGTGCAACGATTATCTATTTTCTACGGAAACTCCAATTCAACTAGCGGGTTTGTACGGCTACTATCAAACTCTAGCAAGAGCCGAACTGTCTTTGAGTTATCCATCGGTAATCCAAAGCTTAACAGTAAAAGATTTGCAACGGGTAACTCAGCAATACTTATCGAGTGAGCATTATGCCATAACGATACTCTATCCCAGAGGAAATGTTGAGAATTGTTGAAAGATAACTTTTGAGAAGCGAACGTGTTAACCTGTATGAAGTTGGGTAGTTTTTAAGATTAAGTTTAATAAAACAGGGGATTATGAATCAGCAATTTGCTCAGACACCAGATCAAATACTCGCACAAGAAATGAGTGAGTACGTAGCTGAGTTGCAAGTACATATGAGTCTACAAGCACGTAATCTAGTTCCTCGTCTCAAACAGACGAATGACAGTCGAGAACAATTTTTACAAGACACTCAAGCGCACCTGGAAAAGTTTGTCTCGCGTCAAAGACTGAGTTGAAATCTAGTATGCAGCAAGTTTCTGTCAAAGCGGATAATACAGTAGCCCTAGACGTAAGAGGGATGAAGTGCGCGGGGTGCGTTAAAGCGGTGGAGCGTCAACTGATGCAAAACCCAGGGGTAATCTCCGCTAGTGTCAATCTAGTCACCGAAGTAGCAGTAGTGGCTTACCTTCCTGAAGTAATTCATCCGGAAACTTTGGCAGAAAACTTGAGTAACCGAGGTTTTGAGAGTCAAATTCGTACCAGCCAATCGGCAAGAATCACCGCAGACGTTGATTTTCTAGAAAGAAAAAAACAAGAAAGTCAACAGCAATTAGGAGAACTAATTACCGCGGCGGTTTTACTATTATTTTCCACTTTCGGACATCTCAAGCATCTCGGGGGAATTCATTTACCCTTGGTACAGACGATCGCCTTTCATTGGGGTTTAGCGACTCTAGCTTTATTAATTCCCGGTAGAGCGCTCATCCAAGACGGTATGAGAAACTTATGGTACCGTAGCCCTAATATGAATACTCTAGTGGCATTGGGGACTCTAAGTGCTTATTTTGCCAGTTGCGTCGCCCTGTTATTCCCTCAACTAAACTGGGAATGCTTCTTCGATGAACCAGTGATGTTGCTGGGTTTTATTTTTTTGGGACGCACCCTAGAAGCTAAAGCGAGAACCAGAGCGTTTCGGGCTTTATCTAGTTTAATCGCTCTGCAACCGGAAGTAGCCTATTTAATTGGGGACCTCAACTCAGAAAATGGGATTAAAATTCCAGTAGAGCAAGTGCGCGTGGGGGAATGGGTGCGCGTATTACCCGGGGACAAAATACCCATAGATGGGGAAATAATCCAGGGTGAGACTAGCGTAGATGAGTCGATGCTGACAGGAGAATCTATACCAGTGGCGAAAAAAGTAGGTGATGAGGTAAAAGCTGGGACGATCAATCAATCTGGCGCGATCGCAATTAAAGTTACACGCATCGGGAATCAAACTACTCTCGCTCAAATTATCGCTCTGGTAGAAACAGCTCAAATGCAAAAAGCACCAGTGCAAAAATTAGCGGATACCGTAGCGGGTTACTTTGCTTACGGGGTGATGGCGATCGCTCTGGTAACTTTTATTAC contains these protein-coding regions:
- a CDS encoding pitrilysin family protein, with protein sequence MWSLKLPQLLTKESKVLFPANIFQLSNGLTLIHQYIPATSVAVADVWVRAGSKIEPPSWLGMAHFLEHMIFKGTKNIAPGEFDYRIENTGGITNAATSHDYTHFFLSTAATQLQNTLPYLAEILLQAAIPDEEFYRERDVVFEEIRQCHDDPNWIGFQSLCETIYQFHPYGRSILGEAEILEQHTPNQMRCFHKTHYQPEKMTVVITGGIEQESALKLVSNCFREFSIPSECPPSNIEAEPPILGIRRSEIYLPRIQQARLAMGWIGPSIAEYSDALALDLISVILAGGRSSRLVVKLREEQRLVSDIAGEFSLQQDSSLFTISAWLNSECVETVEKAICREIELIQQEQVSELELARNKRILCNDYLFSTETPIQLAGLYGYYQTLARAELSLSYPSVIQSLTVKDLQRVTQQYLSSEHYAITILYPRGNVENC